In one window of Chryseobacterium sp. JV274 DNA:
- a CDS encoding TonB-dependent siderophore receptor codes for MKNVLICASALGTMLVSAQKKDSLATKSIDEVIINTYVKKDSEYSNKMPLKAIEDPQVYSSIDKGVLENQLLFTVDDAFRNVAGAQKMWSATNRAGDGGIYLNLRGFVAGNSIRNGMVAPITTSMDAINVERIEVLKGPSATLFGSNVTSYGGVINRVTKKPFETFAGAVSLAGGSYNYYRVQADVNAPLTKDKKLLFRLNTAYTNQGTFQRTNAKNSFYAFTPSITYRPTDNLEINAELEMFETNSYPETAFFFYVPSAQLGADSMDKLEKLGYDYKQSYTGEGLKTVGKARNFFGQVNYKINEHIKSSTNVSTSYSYSDGFNPYFYFAPKGMVTGVPTDTELGIVRADQSTKDSKRTYFQVQQNFNFDFNIGSVRNRTVAGFDYMRLNDNQYFMFTNFDWVPFTGTDYSNMNGQTLGAMYDNLRNQPDFEKNNAYISSGKKDTYSGYISNVITPVTGLNILTSVRYESVNFKGGQTGQKLTDSYSQGAWSPKFGIVYQILPEKLSVFGNYQNSFSVNGYYTSDKTGNVALSTPERANQFEGGFKTNLIKGRVTTTLSYYNIQVKNTLLNTGEMTGTGQAVQNQAGLLRSQGVELEANAYLIKGFSVIAGVSYNDMKYTEADETVIGRRPATASSPWLVNFNASYQFLDGNLKGLGFGVGGNYASDNKIVNSTTMGTFILPKYLVLNANAFYDTKKFRIGVKVDNFTNEHYWSGYTTANAQVLANILGSFTYKF; via the coding sequence ATGAAAAATGTACTGATCTGTGCTTCCGCTCTGGGAACAATGCTGGTTTCTGCCCAAAAAAAAGATTCATTAGCCACTAAAAGCATTGATGAAGTAATTATCAATACATACGTCAAGAAAGACAGTGAATACTCCAATAAGATGCCTTTGAAGGCAATAGAGGATCCACAGGTATATTCTTCTATTGACAAAGGAGTATTGGAAAATCAATTGTTATTCACCGTAGATGATGCTTTCAGAAATGTGGCAGGTGCACAGAAAATGTGGAGTGCAACAAACAGAGCCGGAGATGGAGGTATTTATCTTAATTTAAGAGGTTTTGTGGCCGGAAACTCTATCAGAAATGGTATGGTAGCTCCTATTACAACTTCTATGGACGCTATCAATGTGGAGAGAATTGAAGTGTTAAAAGGACCTTCTGCCACATTATTTGGTAGTAACGTGACATCTTATGGAGGTGTTATCAACAGAGTTACCAAAAAACCATTTGAAACTTTTGCAGGCGCCGTTTCTCTGGCAGGAGGAAGCTATAACTATTACAGAGTACAGGCAGATGTAAATGCTCCCCTTACAAAAGATAAAAAATTATTATTCAGATTAAATACAGCTTATACAAACCAGGGAACCTTCCAGAGAACCAATGCAAAGAATTCTTTCTATGCATTTACCCCATCCATTACTTACCGTCCTACGGATAATTTAGAGATCAATGCGGAACTGGAAATGTTTGAAACCAATTCATATCCTGAAACAGCTTTCTTCTTTTATGTTCCGAGTGCGCAGCTTGGTGCAGACAGCATGGATAAACTGGAAAAACTTGGTTATGACTATAAGCAATCTTACACAGGAGAAGGGCTTAAAACTGTTGGTAAAGCAAGAAACTTCTTTGGACAGGTTAACTATAAAATTAATGAGCACATTAAATCCTCTACCAATGTAAGCACTTCATATTCTTACTCAGATGGATTTAACCCATACTTCTATTTTGCTCCGAAAGGAATGGTAACAGGAGTTCCTACAGATACAGAATTGGGAATTGTAAGAGCTGACCAGTCAACTAAAGACAGCAAAAGAACTTATTTCCAGGTTCAGCAGAACTTTAATTTTGATTTCAACATCGGAAGCGTGAGAAACAGAACTGTAGCAGGTTTCGATTATATGAGATTGAATGACAATCAATACTTTATGTTTACCAATTTTGACTGGGTTCCTTTCACAGGTACAGACTATTCTAATATGAATGGACAGACATTGGGGGCAATGTATGATAATCTGAGAAATCAGCCTGATTTTGAGAAAAACAACGCCTATATAAGCAGCGGTAAGAAAGATACCTATAGTGGATATATTTCCAATGTAATTACTCCCGTAACCGGTCTTAATATTCTTACTTCAGTACGATACGAAAGTGTAAATTTTAAAGGAGGACAAACCGGACAGAAACTTACTGATTCATACAGCCAGGGAGCATGGTCACCAAAATTTGGTATCGTTTATCAAATACTCCCTGAGAAATTATCCGTATTCGGAAACTATCAGAACAGTTTTTCAGTAAATGGATATTATACTTCAGATAAGACAGGAAATGTAGCACTTTCAACTCCTGAAAGAGCCAATCAATTTGAAGGAGGTTTCAAAACAAATCTTATCAAAGGAAGAGTTACTACAACTTTAAGCTACTATAATATTCAGGTAAAAAATACGCTCCTAAATACTGGTGAAATGACGGGAACAGGACAGGCTGTACAAAACCAGGCTGGATTATTGAGAAGCCAGGGAGTAGAATTGGAAGCAAATGCTTATCTGATCAAAGGGTTCTCCGTAATCGCCGGAGTAAGCTACAACGATATGAAATATACAGAAGCTGATGAAACGGTTATCGGAAGAAGACCCGCTACAGCATCATCTCCATGGTTGGTTAATTTCAATGCAAGTTATCAGTTCTTAGACGGAAATTTAAAAGGTCTTGGATTCGGGGTAGGAGGAAACTATGCGAGTGATAACAAGATTGTGAACTCTACAACCATGGGTACATTCATCCTTCCAAAATATCTGGTACTGAATGCCAACGCGTTTTATGATACTAAAAAATTCAGAATTGGTGTAAAGGTAGACAACTTTACCAACGAACATTACTGGAGCGGGTATACAACTGCCAATGCTCAGGTACTAGCTAACATATTAGGAAGCTTCACTTATAAATTTTAA
- a CDS encoding TonB-dependent siderophore receptor, which produces MKRITIGAALLTTMLSFAQEKKDTIKSNDIEEVVVSGRYYQKYKLNEVSGSLRIQTPILELPQNVQSVSSQVLADQLTLNMSEGIVRNVSGARKVEHWDNVYSNVFMRGASISTFMNGMNVSSTWGPINPDASIIDRIEFVKGPAGFMGSMGDPAGFYNVVTKKPTGKFANSVRFTTGSYNLFRGEADLDGVLVKDGVLDYRINLMGSSNNSWVENDKTSKIIVAPSITFRPTKTTTFTAQYNYQYLKFNQPGAYLMSNDGYASLNVHTNFNDPNFKKTEVKDQSLFLSLDQKLFKDWVWSTQYAYMDLNYDGGSWWGTFDPANKNVLNRTLSNWQAKGKNHIFQTYVRGKLNTGNIVHKIIAGFDYGDRKYIADFSSFTGGPFPIDIYNVNYGVDPSELPSSDFYRLNKSAPFYNDQGVKYTSYYAQDQIEMFNNKLRLTLAGRYTSGKTYSAYPNLSPGTPIVPDKAGEFTPRVGISYSINENFSAYGIYDKTFVPQSGTGINQTLITDPFRGQNIEFGLKKDWFGGKWNSTFAVYEIRRQNILVSGNANENNGVAFQVATGEQRARGFETDIKGEIIKGLNIIINYAYTDAKTIKDTDPTRIGIQSPGNAKNVQNTWVNYRFENGLMKGFGISAGYQYQGGRQSWYGVSAAKDQSLPDYFDTNFGVSYVAKKFDVNLMLNNVLNKKLYSGYRGDAGEYAWIYNAPRNWRLSIGYKF; this is translated from the coding sequence ATGAAAAGAATAACAATAGGAGCTGCATTATTAACAACTATGTTAAGCTTTGCACAGGAAAAAAAAGACACCATCAAATCCAACGATATTGAAGAAGTAGTTGTAAGCGGAAGATATTATCAGAAGTACAAACTGAATGAGGTTTCAGGTTCATTAAGAATCCAGACGCCTATTCTTGAGCTTCCTCAAAATGTACAGTCTGTAAGTTCTCAGGTTCTTGCTGATCAACTTACATTGAACATGTCTGAAGGAATTGTCCGTAACGTAAGTGGGGCAAGAAAAGTGGAGCACTGGGATAATGTATACTCCAATGTTTTCATGAGAGGTGCCAGTATTTCCACTTTTATGAACGGAATGAATGTTTCTTCTACCTGGGGCCCAATCAATCCTGATGCCTCTATCATAGACAGAATAGAGTTTGTAAAAGGTCCAGCCGGATTTATGGGTTCTATGGGAGATCCTGCCGGGTTTTATAATGTTGTAACTAAAAAGCCTACCGGAAAGTTTGCCAACAGTGTACGTTTCACTACGGGAAGTTATAACCTTTTCAGAGGAGAAGCTGATCTGGATGGAGTACTTGTAAAAGACGGTGTTTTAGATTACCGTATCAATCTGATGGGAAGCTCCAACAATTCATGGGTAGAAAATGATAAAACAAGCAAAATCATTGTTGCTCCATCGATTACTTTCAGACCTACGAAGACCACTACATTTACAGCACAATACAACTATCAGTATTTAAAATTCAATCAGCCGGGAGCTTACCTGATGTCTAATGACGGATATGCTTCATTGAATGTACATACCAATTTTAATGATCCGAACTTCAAAAAAACTGAAGTAAAAGATCAGAGTTTATTCTTAAGCTTAGACCAGAAACTGTTCAAAGACTGGGTTTGGAGTACACAGTATGCTTATATGGACCTGAATTATGATGGAGGTTCATGGTGGGGAACTTTTGATCCAGCCAATAAAAATGTTTTAAACAGAACATTAAGCAACTGGCAGGCAAAAGGAAAAAATCATATTTTCCAGACGTATGTAAGAGGAAAGCTTAATACAGGAAATATTGTTCATAAAATAATTGCAGGGTTTGATTATGGAGACAGAAAATACATTGCTGACTTTTCATCTTTTACAGGAGGACCTTTTCCAATTGACATTTATAATGTGAATTATGGAGTGGATCCTTCGGAACTTCCTTCTTCTGATTTTTATAGATTAAACAAATCTGCTCCTTTTTATAATGATCAGGGAGTAAAATATACTTCTTATTACGCTCAGGATCAGATTGAAATGTTTAACAATAAGTTAAGATTAACATTAGCAGGAAGATATACAAGTGGAAAAACCTATTCTGCATATCCTAATCTAAGCCCTGGCACTCCTATAGTACCAGATAAAGCAGGTGAATTTACACCAAGAGTAGGAATAAGTTATTCTATTAATGAAAACTTCTCAGCTTACGGTATCTATGACAAAACTTTTGTTCCACAATCCGGAACTGGAATCAATCAAACATTGATTACAGATCCTTTCAGAGGACAGAATATTGAATTCGGATTAAAGAAAGACTGGTTCGGAGGAAAATGGAATTCTACTTTTGCGGTTTATGAGATCAGAAGACAGAATATTCTTGTATCAGGAAATGCAAATGAAAACAATGGCGTTGCATTTCAGGTTGCTACAGGCGAGCAAAGAGCAAGAGGTTTTGAAACAGATATCAAAGGAGAGATCATCAAAGGTTTGAATATTATTATCAATTATGCTTATACAGATGCAAAAACTATCAAAGACACAGATCCTACAAGAATAGGAATCCAGTCTCCTGGAAATGCAAAAAATGTACAAAATACTTGGGTAAACTACAGGTTTGAAAATGGTCTTATGAAAGGCTTTGGTATTTCAGCAGGGTATCAGTATCAGGGAGGAAGACAATCCTGGTATGGAGTAAGTGCTGCGAAAGATCAGAGCCTTCCGGATTATTTTGATACCAACTTTGGAGTTTCTTATGTTGCCAAGAAATTCGATGTCAATTTAATGTTAAATAATGTCCTTAATAAA
- a CDS encoding DUF2795 domain-containing protein — translation MYWTLELASYLSDAPWPMTKAELIDYAIRTGAPMEVVENLQAIEDEGEIYESIEEVWSDYPTDEDFLWNEDEY, via the coding sequence ATGTACTGGACATTAGAATTAGCTTCATATTTAAGTGACGCACCTTGGCCAATGACAAAAGCAGAGCTTATTGACTACGCAATCAGAACTGGTGCACCTATGGAGGTAGTAGAAAACCTTCAGGCAATCGAAGACGAAGGAGAGATTTATGAATCTATCGAAGAAGTATGGAGCGACTATCCTACTGACGAAGATTTCCTTTGGAACGAGGACGAATATTAA
- the secA gene encoding preprotein translocase subunit SecA, giving the protein MSFLNKVLKGFLGDKKAQDLKEVKKVVTKIKAVEPNIQQLSDDGLRQKTAEFKENIKSATSKITAQIEQIKEQIKNSTNVDEKEALFSKIESLKKESYEIEEKVLIQVLPEAFALIKETARRWAQNGEIRVTASDWDRELADAGKDFVSIQGDTAVWKNSWDAAGTPVVWDMVHYDVQFIGGVILHSGKIAEMATGEGKTLVGTLPIYLNSLPERGVHVVTVNDYLAKRDSAWMGPLYQFHGMSIDCIDNHQPNSDGRRKAYNSDITYGTNNEFGFDYLRDNMVTSPSELVQRELNFAIVDEVDSVLVDDARTPLIISGPVPQGDRQEFDVLKPSIDRIVEVQKKTVSAIFNEAKKLIAAGNTKEGGFKLLQAYRGLPKNRQLIKFLSESGNRALLQKVESQYMQDNNRDMPIVDKDLYFVIEEKNNQVDLTDKGVEYMSQGNSDNNFFVLPDIGTEIAELEAKNLSKEEEFEAKERLFADFAEKSERVHTMSQLLKAYTLFEKDDEYVVIDGEVKIVDEQTGRIMEGRRYSDGLHQAIEAKENVKIEAATQTFATITLQNYFRMYNKLAGMTGTAETEAGELWEIYKLDVVVIPTNRPILRNDKQDLVFKTNREKYNAVIEEVEKLTEAKRPVLVGTTSVEISQLLSKALQLRKIPHQVLNAKLHKKEAEIVAGAGQPGVVTIATNMAGRGTDIKLSKEVKEAGGLAIIGTERHDSRRVDRQLRGRAGRQGDPGSSQFYVSLEDNLMRLFGSERIAKMMDRMGHKEGEVIQHSMISKSIERAQKKVEENNFGTRKRLLEYDDVMNKQRDVIYKRRKNALFGDHLKYDITNMIFDVSNSIVAKGKASGSYKDFEYEIIKTFTMESPVSQDDFNNKNVQDLTNILFNAAQEDYRMKLNLLKEKSFPIIENVYQNQGSMFKMIQVPFTDGHKTMTIVADLKEAYDTQCESLVNDFEKNITLSIIDENWKLHLREMDDLRRSSQGAVYEQKDPLVIYKQESFHLFSEMIDKLNKEIISFLYKGEIPA; this is encoded by the coding sequence ATGAGTTTTTTAAACAAAGTTCTTAAAGGGTTTTTGGGAGACAAAAAAGCGCAGGACCTAAAAGAAGTAAAAAAAGTTGTAACAAAAATCAAGGCTGTAGAACCTAACATTCAACAATTGTCGGATGATGGTTTGAGACAAAAGACCGCTGAGTTTAAAGAGAATATAAAATCTGCAACCAGCAAGATCACAGCTCAAATAGAACAGATAAAAGAGCAGATAAAAAATTCAACAAATGTTGACGAAAAAGAAGCTCTTTTTTCAAAAATTGAGTCTCTAAAGAAGGAATCATACGAAATTGAAGAGAAAGTTCTTATTCAGGTTCTTCCCGAAGCTTTTGCATTGATCAAAGAAACGGCAAGAAGATGGGCACAGAATGGAGAAATTCGTGTAACGGCAAGTGACTGGGACAGAGAACTGGCTGATGCAGGAAAAGATTTCGTGAGCATTCAGGGAGACACAGCTGTTTGGAAAAACTCATGGGATGCTGCCGGAACTCCAGTAGTTTGGGATATGGTCCACTATGATGTTCAGTTTATCGGAGGGGTTATTCTTCACAGTGGTAAAATTGCCGAGATGGCAACCGGTGAAGGTAAAACTTTGGTAGGAACATTACCTATTTACTTAAATTCACTTCCGGAAAGAGGAGTACACGTTGTAACCGTGAACGACTATCTTGCAAAAAGAGACTCCGCATGGATGGGTCCTCTTTATCAATTCCATGGAATGTCTATCGACTGTATCGATAACCACCAGCCGAACTCAGACGGAAGAAGAAAAGCATACAACTCAGATATTACTTACGGAACGAACAATGAATTTGGTTTCGATTATCTGAGAGATAACATGGTAACTTCACCTTCAGAATTGGTACAAAGAGAATTGAACTTTGCTATCGTGGATGAAGTTGACTCTGTATTGGTAGATGATGCAAGAACGCCATTGATCATTTCCGGTCCGGTTCCTCAGGGAGACAGACAGGAGTTTGATGTTCTTAAACCTTCTATTGACAGAATTGTTGAAGTACAAAAGAAAACCGTTTCTGCTATTTTCAACGAAGCAAAAAAATTAATCGCTGCAGGAAATACAAAAGAAGGTGGATTCAAATTGCTTCAGGCCTACAGAGGTCTTCCAAAAAACAGACAATTAATCAAATTCTTATCGGAAAGCGGAAACAGAGCTTTGCTTCAAAAAGTTGAATCGCAATATATGCAGGACAACAACCGTGACATGCCGATTGTAGATAAAGATCTTTACTTCGTTATCGAGGAGAAAAACAATCAGGTAGACCTTACTGATAAAGGGGTTGAGTATATGTCTCAAGGAAACTCTGACAATAACTTCTTCGTTCTTCCTGATATTGGAACTGAAATTGCTGAATTAGAAGCTAAAAACCTTTCTAAAGAAGAGGAGTTTGAAGCGAAAGAAAGACTATTTGCGGACTTTGCTGAAAAGTCTGAGCGTGTTCACACAATGAGCCAGCTATTGAAAGCATATACATTATTCGAAAAAGATGACGAGTATGTGGTGATTGATGGTGAAGTAAAAATTGTTGATGAGCAGACAGGGCGTATCATGGAAGGTCGTCGTTATTCAGACGGTCTTCACCAGGCAATTGAAGCGAAAGAGAATGTAAAAATTGAGGCAGCTACTCAAACTTTTGCAACAATCACGCTTCAGAATTATTTCCGTATGTACAATAAACTTGCGGGGATGACTGGTACAGCTGAAACTGAGGCTGGTGAACTTTGGGAAATCTACAAACTAGATGTAGTGGTTATCCCAACAAACCGTCCAATTCTAAGAAATGACAAACAGGATTTAGTTTTCAAAACTAACAGAGAAAAATATAATGCTGTAATTGAAGAAGTAGAAAAATTAACAGAGGCAAAAAGACCTGTACTTGTAGGGACAACTTCTGTTGAAATTTCACAATTGCTTTCAAAAGCACTTCAGTTAAGAAAAATTCCTCACCAGGTACTGAACGCGAAGCTTCACAAGAAAGAAGCTGAGATCGTGGCAGGAGCAGGACAGCCGGGAGTTGTAACTATTGCAACGAACATGGCAGGTCGTGGTACGGATATTAAGCTATCTAAGGAAGTAAAAGAAGCTGGAGGTTTAGCTATTATCGGTACTGAAAGACACGACTCAAGACGTGTTGACAGACAGCTTAGAGGTAGAGCGGGACGTCAGGGAGATCCTGGAAGTTCTCAGTTCTATGTATCTCTTGAAGATAACCTGATGCGTTTGTTCGGTTCTGAGAGAATCGCTAAAATGATGGACAGAATGGGTCATAAAGAAGGTGAAGTAATTCAGCATTCTATGATCAGTAAGTCTATTGAAAGAGCGCAGAAGAAAGTAGAAGAAAACAACTTCGGAACAAGAAAGAGACTTCTTGAGTATGATGACGTAATGAACAAACAACGTGACGTAATCTACAAGAGAAGAAAGAATGCTTTATTCGGAGACCACCTGAAGTATGACATTACGAATATGATTTTCGATGTTTCCAATTCTATCGTTGCGAAAGGAAAAGCTTCAGGAAGTTATAAAGATTTTGAATACGAAATCATTAAAACATTTACAATGGAATCTCCGGTTTCCCAAGATGATTTTAATAATAAAAATGTTCAGGATCTGACAAATATCTTATTCAACGCAGCTCAGGAAGATTACAGAATGAAACTGAATCTATTGAAAGAAAAATCATTCCCAATCATTGAGAATGTATACCAAAATCAAGGTTCAATGTTCAAAATGATTCAGGTCCCTTTCACAGACGGACACAAAACAATGACTATTGTAGCTGATCTTAAAGAAGCTTACGATACACAGTGTGAAAGTTTAGTGAACGATTTCGAAAAGAACATCACTTTATCAATCATTGATGAAAACTGGAAACTTCACCTTCGTGAGATGGATGATTTAAGAAGATCTTCACAAGGAGCTGTTTACGAGCAGAAAGATCCATTGGTAATCTATAAGCAGGAATCTTTCCACTTATTCAGCGAAATGATCGACAAACTAAACAAAGAAATTATTTCTTTCTTATACAAAGGAGAAATTCCAGCTTAA